One stretch of Kiritimatiellaceae bacterium DNA includes these proteins:
- a CDS encoding HAD family hydrolase produces MGKGLILFDIDGTLLHAPGGREAFALAFQEAFGWEQGVEHINFYGATDLNVFRGICVERGVESTPDMERAFFERLAPALEMRLAVSPPTLFPNVGNILKLLSDENVDATPSSRLLNRRNATRASRLRWEMGLVTGNIEATAWAKLHHAGIAHYFDFGGFGCTHADRAEIARQALKASGVERPGKVFLIGDTPSDINAAKVNGFTAIAVATGGFDFQTLEKSGADFVFEDLTDTDRLLSILANGGLE; encoded by the coding sequence ATGGGAAAAGGACTGATCCTCTTTGATATCGACGGAACTCTGCTTCACGCGCCGGGAGGCCGCGAAGCTTTTGCGCTGGCCTTCCAAGAGGCGTTCGGCTGGGAGCAGGGCGTCGAGCACATCAATTTTTACGGCGCGACCGATTTGAACGTCTTTCGCGGAATTTGCGTCGAACGCGGTGTTGAATCGACGCCGGACATGGAGCGAGCCTTCTTTGAACGGCTCGCTCCGGCGCTCGAAATGCGGCTGGCCGTCAGCCCGCCGACACTTTTCCCGAACGTTGGAAACATTTTAAAACTTCTCTCGGATGAAAACGTAGACGCGACGCCCTCGTCGCGTTTGCTGAACCGGAGAAACGCGACGAGGGCGTCGCGTCTACGTTGGGAAATGGGCCTCGTTACCGGCAACATTGAAGCGACAGCGTGGGCCAAGCTACACCATGCCGGTATCGCGCACTATTTCGACTTCGGCGGCTTTGGCTGTACGCACGCCGACCGTGCCGAGATCGCCCGGCAGGCGTTAAAAGCTTCCGGCGTTGAGCGTCCGGGGAAAGTTTTCCTGATCGGCGACACGCCGAGCGATATTAACGCCGCCAAGGTTAACGGTTTTACCGCCATCGCCGTCGCCACCGGAGGTTTTGATTTTCAGACACTGGAAAAATCCGGTGCGGATTTTGTCTTCGAAGATCTAACGGATACCGACCGCTTGCTGTCTATTCTGGCGAATGGAGGGTTGGAGTGA
- the msrB gene encoding peptide-methionine (R)-S-oxide reductase MsrB, translating into MKQQFPVQKSDAEWKKELTPEQYRVLRQAGTERPFSGIYTDNDKPGVYRCAACGAELFTSGSKFHSGCGWPSFDAAAKAGTVVLRPDNSLGMTRTEVLCANCGGHLGHLFDDGPTATGMRYCINSEALKFEEKDK; encoded by the coding sequence ATGAAACAGCAGTTCCCTGTCCAGAAGAGTGACGCCGAGTGGAAAAAAGAGCTGACACCGGAGCAATACCGTGTTTTGCGTCAGGCCGGAACGGAACGGCCTTTCAGCGGAATTTACACCGACAATGACAAGCCCGGCGTTTACCGCTGTGCTGCCTGCGGTGCGGAACTGTTTACATCCGGCTCAAAATTCCATTCCGGTTGCGGCTGGCCGAGTTTCGACGCGGCGGCCAAAGCGGGAACTGTGGTTCTCCGCCCCGACAACAGCCTCGGCATGACCCGTACCGAAGTGCTTTGCGCCAACTGCGGCGGGCACCTTGGCCATCTCTTCGACGACGGCCCGACCGCCACCGGCATGCGCTACTGCATCAATTCCGAAGCGCTGAAGTTTGAAGAGAAGGATAAATAA
- a CDS encoding peptidylprolyl isomerase, giving the protein MIADGKTVRIHYTGTLNDGTQFDSSAGRDPFEFEIGAGKVIPGFDIAVRSMEIGDKKIVTIPTAEAYGEVREEIIGDLPKKMFPPEMKLVVGAPMQMMSPQGPVMVTIKEIKEDAVTVDANHPLAGKDLTFELELVEVV; this is encoded by the coding sequence ATGATCGCAGACGGCAAAACAGTACGTATTCACTACACCGGCACGCTGAACGACGGAACGCAGTTCGACTCTTCCGCCGGACGCGATCCGTTTGAATTTGAAATCGGTGCCGGCAAAGTGATTCCCGGTTTTGACATCGCTGTACGCAGCATGGAAATCGGCGACAAAAAGATTGTCACGATTCCGACGGCGGAAGCGTACGGAGAAGTGCGCGAAGAAATCATCGGCGATCTGCCAAAAAAGATGTTCCCGCCTGAAATGAAACTGGTCGTCGGCGCACCGATGCAAATGATGAGTCCGCAAGGGCCGGTCATGGTGACGATTAAAGAGATCAAGGAAGATGCCGTCACCGTCGATGCCAACCATCCGCTCGCCGGAAAAGACCTGACGTTCGAACTCGAACTGGTTGAAGTCGTCTGA
- a CDS encoding glycine--tRNA ligase, whose product MKANDYSVSMDALASLCKRRGFIFQTSEIYGGINGFWDYGPLGVELKRNIKESWWKATVQSRENVVGLDSAIIMHPKVWEASGHIGNFKDPMVDCRETKSRYRADQILVFKHKTDAAALMFAYPEDEEAPEKKAKKAKVNTADYESVPLSTIALDAYDKLVGPDTDKPGTLTEPRSFNLMFKTFVGPMEDSSNVAWLRPETAQGIFAQFANVLSVSRQKVPFGIAQIGKAFRNEINPRNYTFRSREFEQMELEFFIKPGTDAEWHEYWVSERLKWYETVGLPEGRMHRDVHEKDKLAHYASACTDILYDFPFGTQELEGIAARGNFDLTQHQNASGKSLEYFDEETKEKFLPHVVEPSAGVDRIALALLCEAYREEWIPKEGPVLTAEPGKQAPEGYEARTVLRFAPCIAPYKVAVFPLLKNKEELVGKAREVFEKLNRRWNCFYDHAGAIGRRYRRQDEIGTPCGVTIDFQTLEDQTVTLRDRDTMQQIRVSIDELERIIEERVRF is encoded by the coding sequence ATGAAAGCAAACGATTACTCAGTTTCGATGGACGCGCTGGCCTCGCTCTGCAAGCGCCGCGGCTTTATTTTCCAAACCTCGGAAATCTACGGAGGCATTAACGGCTTCTGGGACTACGGCCCGCTCGGTGTCGAACTGAAGCGCAACATCAAGGAAAGCTGGTGGAAAGCCACCGTCCAGAGCCGCGAAAACGTCGTCGGCCTCGACAGCGCCATCATCATGCACCCGAAAGTCTGGGAAGCCTCCGGCCATATCGGCAACTTTAAAGACCCGATGGTGGACTGCCGCGAAACCAAGAGCCGCTACCGCGCCGACCAGATTCTCGTTTTCAAACACAAAACCGACGCTGCCGCGCTGATGTTCGCCTACCCCGAGGACGAAGAAGCTCCGGAGAAGAAGGCCAAGAAAGCCAAGGTCAACACCGCCGACTACGAATCCGTTCCGCTTTCCACCATCGCGCTCGACGCCTATGACAAACTCGTCGGCCCCGACACCGACAAGCCGGGCACGCTCACCGAGCCGCGCTCGTTCAACCTGATGTTCAAAACGTTCGTCGGCCCGATGGAAGACAGCTCCAACGTCGCGTGGCTCCGCCCCGAAACCGCGCAGGGCATCTTCGCCCAGTTCGCCAACGTACTGTCCGTCTCGCGCCAGAAAGTACCGTTCGGCATCGCGCAGATCGGCAAAGCCTTCCGCAACGAAATCAACCCGCGCAACTACACCTTCCGCTCGCGTGAGTTCGAACAGATGGAACTCGAATTTTTCATCAAGCCCGGCACCGATGCCGAGTGGCATGAATACTGGGTTTCCGAACGCCTCAAATGGTACGAAACCGTCGGACTGCCGGAAGGCCGTATGCACCGCGACGTCCACGAAAAAGATAAACTGGCCCACTACGCCAGCGCCTGCACCGACATTCTCTACGACTTCCCCTTCGGCACGCAGGAACTCGAAGGAATCGCCGCGCGCGGCAACTTCGACCTCACCCAGCACCAGAACGCCAGCGGCAAATCGCTCGAATACTTCGACGAAGAAACCAAGGAAAAATTCCTGCCGCACGTTGTCGAGCCGTCCGCCGGGGTTGACCGTATCGCCCTCGCCCTGCTCTGCGAAGCCTACCGCGAAGAATGGATTCCCAAAGAAGGCCCCGTCCTCACCGCCGAGCCGGGCAAACAGGCTCCGGAAGGCTACGAAGCCCGTACCGTCCTGCGCTTCGCGCCGTGCATCGCGCCGTACAAAGTCGCCGTCTTCCCGCTGCTCAAAAACAAAGAGGAACTCGTCGGCAAAGCGCGTGAAGTATTCGAAAAACTCAACCGCCGCTGGAACTGCTTCTACGACCACGCCGGTGCCATCGGCCGCCGCTACCGCCGTCAGGACGAAATCGGCACGCCGTGCGGCGTCACCATCGACTTCCAGACTCTGGAAGATCAGACCGTCACCCTGCGCGACCGCGACACCATGCAACAGATCCGCGTCTCCATCGACGAACTCGAACGCATCATCGAGGAGCGCGTGCGGTTTTAA
- a CDS encoding TetR family transcriptional regulator encodes MARKTKEDAQATRESVLIAALDLFSEKGYSRTTFADIAKKIGMTRGAVYWHFDNKPALLAAMVDYFCGLREDRVRQHFSEIHSLEELREAFLEHARAVVEDKRLKKFEFFMAFQMEWSEELLTETHKILDRIRKDPFEKLIAILRSSPISNRFRKDVDPEKLAVTLAGLWVGLCKFYLGSCPKIDLVSAAADGFDCIMNGVLKKEVTA; translated from the coding sequence ATGGCCAGAAAAACCAAAGAGGATGCGCAGGCGACCAGAGAAAGCGTGCTGATTGCGGCGCTGGATCTGTTCAGCGAAAAAGGATATTCCCGCACGACCTTCGCCGACATCGCCAAAAAAATCGGCATGACGCGCGGTGCGGTTTACTGGCACTTCGATAACAAACCGGCACTGCTCGCCGCGATGGTGGATTATTTCTGCGGCCTCAGGGAAGACCGGGTGCGGCAGCATTTTTCTGAAATCCATTCGCTGGAAGAATTGCGGGAAGCTTTTCTGGAACACGCCCGGGCGGTGGTGGAGGATAAGCGGCTCAAGAAGTTTGAATTCTTCATGGCCTTCCAGATGGAGTGGTCGGAGGAACTGCTGACGGAGACGCACAAGATTCTTGATCGAATCCGCAAGGATCCGTTTGAAAAGCTGATTGCGATTCTCCGTTCGTCGCCGATCTCAAACCGTTTCCGTAAAGATGTTGATCCTGAAAAACTGGCCGTTACGCTGGCGGGGCTTTGGGTCGGGCTGTGTAAGTTTTATCTGGGGTCCTGCCCGAAGATTGATTTGGTTTCCGCTGCGGCGGATGGATTTGATTGCATAATGAACGGTGTCTTGAAGAAAGAGGTGACGGCATGA
- a CDS encoding efflux RND transporter periplasmic adaptor subunit has product MIKKFVSTVVIIGLSAFAGWYVHGLYGGKPKTAGMPPMAMARPPMPPAAVTVQVLKEQSLQPVEEYIAKVEPVQQVTIRPQISGTIEAVHFKEGDFVKAGDRLFTIQPDSYWAAIAVREAELAQAEAALSRAEKYYDRIKSADARSISKTSLDTAESDCLQAKAAVKQTEANLNLARINLGYTEITAPISGRIGIAEITKGNYVTPASSALASIVQTDPVRVVFSVTDRAYLSLRQQILAGTASSLSAHVRLPNGTVLPVVGKKDFDDNMMSDRTGTMAVRFAFDNADGLLVAGGYVKVLLENPDAPQGIKIPQKAVLVDQQGSYVLTVDEAGKVSAARIKTGAQLGADVIVESGLKAGDHVVIDGVQKAVPGATVKVTLAEDGK; this is encoded by the coding sequence ATGATTAAAAAATTCGTTTCAACTGTAGTGATCATCGGCCTGTCTGCTTTTGCGGGCTGGTATGTTCACGGACTGTACGGCGGAAAACCGAAGACTGCCGGCATGCCGCCGATGGCGATGGCCCGTCCGCCGATGCCGCCTGCGGCCGTTACTGTTCAGGTATTGAAAGAGCAGTCGCTTCAGCCGGTCGAAGAATATATCGCTAAGGTTGAGCCGGTTCAGCAGGTGACGATTCGTCCGCAGATTTCCGGAACGATTGAGGCTGTTCATTTCAAAGAAGGCGATTTTGTCAAAGCGGGCGATCGGCTTTTCACCATTCAGCCGGACTCGTACTGGGCCGCTATCGCTGTCCGCGAAGCCGAGCTAGCTCAGGCGGAAGCGGCGCTGAGCCGCGCCGAGAAATACTACGACCGGATTAAGAGCGCCGACGCCCGCAGTATTTCGAAAACCTCTCTAGACACAGCGGAAAGCGATTGCCTTCAGGCAAAAGCCGCCGTCAAACAAACCGAAGCCAACCTGAATCTGGCGCGCATTAATCTGGGCTACACAGAAATCACGGCTCCGATCAGCGGACGTATCGGCATCGCGGAGATAACCAAAGGAAATTATGTGACGCCTGCGTCCTCCGCGCTGGCCAGCATCGTACAGACTGATCCGGTGCGGGTGGTGTTTTCCGTGACCGACCGCGCTTACTTGAGTTTGCGCCAGCAAATACTGGCGGGAACCGCGTCGTCTTTGTCGGCGCACGTTCGTCTGCCGAACGGCACCGTTCTTCCAGTCGTTGGAAAAAAAGATTTCGACGACAACATGATGAGTGACCGCACCGGTACGATGGCGGTTCGCTTTGCCTTTGATAATGCCGACGGACTGCTGGTGGCTGGCGGATATGTGAAAGTTCTGCTCGAAAATCCAGACGCGCCGCAGGGAATCAAAATTCCGCAAAAGGCGGTTCTGGTCGATCAGCAGGGTTCGTATGTTCTGACAGTGGACGAAGCCGGGAAGGTTTCTGCGGCGCGTATTAAAACCGGTGCACAGCTTGGTGCGGACGTCATTGTGGAGTCCGGACTTAAAGCGGGGGATCACGTCGTGATCGACGGCGTGCAGAAAGCCGTTCCCGGAGCCACGGTGAAAGTGACGTTAGCGGAGGACGGAAAATGA